The Oncorhynchus nerka isolate Pitt River linkage group LG24, Oner_Uvic_2.0, whole genome shotgun sequence genome has a window encoding:
- the LOC115107894 gene encoding serine palmitoyltransferase 2-like, with protein sequence MPPSMTESSANKLVNGDVCHRTANGKKSSGRNGFVKNHCLFQQPQQKKYRRPSEKNNHVVRNTSLYNRPFVEQFEETPLLVAVLTYVGYGILTIFGYLRDFLRNWGVENCHVARERDEQKDFVPLYQDFENFYTRNLYMRIRDNWNRPICSVPGAKMDLVERTSKDYNWTFEHTGKVVKDVINMGSYNYLGFAENTGRCADNATGSTHKYGVGVGSTRSEMGNLDIHEELEQLVARFLGVESSMAFGMGFATNSMNIPALAGKGCLILSDELNHASLALGARLSGATIRVFKHNNMVSLEKLLRDAIVHGQPRTHRPWKKMLILVEGIYSMEGSIVRLPEVIALKKHYKAYLYLDEAHSIGALGPRGGGVVDYFGLDPKDVDIMMGTFTKSFGAAGGYIGGKRELIDYLRSHSHSSIYATAMSPPVSQQIITSMKIIMGEDNTTLGAERLKQLSENTTYFRRKLREMGFIIYGNNDSPVVPMMLYMPAKIGAFGREMLKRNIGTVVVGFPATPIIESRARFCVSAAHTRDMLDTALEAISEVGDVLQLKYSRHHDFPSSLGPWSSAESLLLEPSHVKPSCHITN encoded by the exons ATGCCACCAAGTATGACTGAGAGCTCGGCGAATAAGTTGGTAAATGGAGATGTTTGCCACCGGACCGCAAACGGTAAAAAATCTTCGGGAAGGAACGGTTTCGTGAAGAATCATTGTTTGTTCCAACAACCGCAACAGAAGAAGTATCGGCGCCCGAGTGAGAAG AACAACCATGTTGTGCGTAACACCAGCCTGTACAACAGGCCGTTTGTGGAGCAGTTTGAGGAGACTCCTCTGCTTGTGGCGGTTCTCACCTACGTGGGCTACGGCATCCTCACCATCTTCGGGTACCTCAGAGACTTCCTCCGCAACTGGGGCGTCGAGAACTGTCACGTGGCCAGAGAGAGGGACGAACAGAAG gacttTGTTCCACTGTACCAGGACTTTGAGAACTTCTACACCAGGAATCTATACATGCGTATCCGTGACAACTGGAACAGGCCTATCTGTAGTGTCCCTGGAGCCAAGATGGACCTGGTGGAGAGAACCTCCAAAGACTACAACTGGACGTTCGA ACACACAGGCAAGGTGGTGAAAGACGTGATCAACATGGGTTCTTATAACTACCTGGGCTTTGCTGAGAACACTGGGAGGTGTGCTGACAATGCCACAGGGTCAACACACAAGTACGGTGTGGGAGTGGGCAGCACCCGCTCTGAGATGG GTAACCTGGACATCCATGAGGAGTTGGAGCAGCTGGTTGCTAGGTTCCTGGGGGTGGAGTCATCCATGGCGTTTGGGATGGGCTTCGCTACCAACTCCATGAACATTCCTGCTCTCGCTGGGAAG GGCTGTTTGATTCTGAGTGATGAGTTGAACCACGCCTCTCTGGCGCTGGGGGCGCGGCTCTCTGGCGCCACCATCCGCGTCTTCAAACACAACA ATATGGTGAGTCTAGAGAAGCTGTTGAGAGATGCCATTGTTCACGGCCAGCCCAGAACACACAGGCCCTGGAAGAAGATGCTCATTCTGGTCGAGGGAATCTACAG tatGGAGGGTTCTATAGTACGTCTGCCTGAGGTGATAGCCCTGAAGAAGCATTATAAGGCCTATCTGTACCTGGATGAGGCCCATAGCATCGGAGCTCTCGGACCAcgaggtggaggggtggtggacTACTTTGGTCTGGACCCCAAAGACGTTGACATCATGATGGGAACATTCACGAAGAGCTTTGGTGCTGCTGGAGGATATATCGGAGGGAAGAGG GAGTTGATAGACTACCTGCGGTCCCACTCCCACAGTTCAATCTATGCCACGGCCATGTCCCCTCCCGTGTCACAACAGATCATCACCTCTATGAAGATCATCATGGGAGAGGACAACACCACTCTGG GGGCGGAGCGTCTAAAGCAGTTGTCAGAAAATACCACATACTTCCGAAGGAAACTCCGAGAGATGGGATTCATCATCTACGGAAACAATGACTCTCCTGTCGTACCCATGATGCTCTACATGCCCGCCAAAATAGG GGCGTTTGGCAGGGAGATGCTGAAGAGGAACATTGGGACGGTGGTGGTTGGCTTCCCTGCCACACCCATCATAGAGTCCAGGGCCAGGTTCTGTGTGTCTGCCGCGCACACCAGGGACATGCTGGACACG GCATTGGAGGCCATCAGTGAGGTTGGGGATGTGTTGCAGCTGAAGTACTCCAGACATCATGATTTCCCCTCCTCCCTGGGTCCATGGTCCTCTGCGGAGAGTCTGCTCCTGGAGCCCAGCCACGTCAAGCCTTCTTGTCATATAACTAACTGA